AGTTATTAAGTTGTAATCGTTATAGTAAGTCAGGTTAGTGATAGGCCCAAGAGACACTGACTGGCTATAAGATAGGTTAAGGTTATATGCCGTAGCTTCCGTTGGAATTGTGTCATAGAATGCCCAAGCGCCTACAGCAACAGCATCAGAGCCGTTGTCTAGGTCATATTCATACTCTGAAGCTTGGAACATAATACCGATGTTTTCAATTTTGCTTTTTACATGAAAAGCGTATGCTGTGTGATCACCTACAGAGCCAACACCTGAGCCACCTTCAAGATCACCTGATAATAATGAGACACCCACTTCAGTATTAGAGAAGAAATTATAAGTATATCTTAAGTTTATCGTATTACTCTCGCCCATTTGTTGAGCAGGAGCACTGTAAATACCTTCACCAGCAGCAAAGTCGCGGATACCAACTACATCATAAGAATAGCGGTGAGTTTTGTCACCTGAATAACCGTCAACACCACCTTTTTCGTCATTTAAAAAATAGGCAACACGGATATCATGTTTGTCATACTTACCTGTAAATGATAAACCTGCGTCATAGTCATCTTCTAATCCAGCATAATAACCAGAGCTAAAGAAGAAGTTGTTAGAGTTATAATTTAAGTTACCAAAAGGAACTTGAGTAATACCCACTTTTCCTTCCCAGTTATCACTGAACTGGTAGCCTACATCGGCGTGGTGAATTACATTCATGTATTGATACCAGCGATATTGAGCTGACAATTTAACATCACCAATACTGCCGTTTACATCTAGACGAAAGACGTCAAAATCAAAATCTCCACCACGATCTTTATTATCATCATCATAGTCTTCATAGCTATACTGAAAACGTACAGCACCGCCAATTTTGATTTTAGGCGTTAAATCTGTAGTAGTTTTTGTATTGGTATTAACTTCTTTTTTAAGCTCAGCAACTTGTTTCTCAAGTTGTTCTAGTCGCTCAATTTTAGTGTTTTCTGTTGCCGCCCAAGCCGTTGTTGAGCTTGCTAACAATAAACCAAGTAATGGGATGGATGTTTTCATTTGTTATTCTCCAAAAGATAATTTGCATTTGTTTTTATATTATTATTTTTATATTTTTATTTCTTAGAACATATTCAGAATGCTTAACAGCGTTAAAGCTGCTTCAATATGTTCTTGTTAACTTCCAAAATAATACTAAGGAGATATCAACTAACATTGTAGTCAATTAACTTAATCACTTAATAAGAGAATCTTATATCAAGAAAAAAAACAAACGTTAAACTACCGATTAACACATTGTTATTAAACAATATAGTTACAAAATCATTACATCATAAGTAATTAAACAATGAGAAAAATAAATTATATTCAAACAAAAACATCCGCTAAAGCACCCCTATTTCGTCCGTGAATTATTTGTAGCAGGATCTTAAGATGATCTATTAGCACTAATTTTAAAATACTCACAGTTCAGATTATTGGGCAAGCTACTAGTGGATTAATTAGACAATTTAAAATACTTATCAACCAGTAATATATTTTCATTAGACTGCGATGATCCAATAATTAATACTAAAACCAATTCCATTAAATTTATTCCCACCTCAGAGCTATGTCAGAAGAGTCATAACAAACAAGATTTTTGCTGGTATAGTCATTCTATATCTCACAAATTTGTGCAGTTATTTCTTTTCTGAAAAGCTCCCAAGGGCGAGTACCTAATAAAAAGTAAAGGCTTAAATGCTGTATTATTGATTTTGATAAGGACGCTGTATGGATGCAGCTTATTAGAGAATGCAGGAGCATATCTCCTGAATAACCATTCTCTTCAATCAATGC
The DNA window shown above is from Colwellia psychrerythraea 34H and carries:
- a CDS encoding porin; protein product: MKTSIPLLGLLLASSTTAWAATENTKIERLEQLEKQVAELKKEVNTNTKTTTDLTPKIKIGGAVRFQYSYEDYDDDNKDRGGDFDFDVFRLDVNGSIGDVKLSAQYRWYQYMNVIHHADVGYQFSDNWEGKVGITQVPFGNLNYNSNNFFFSSGYYAGLEDDYDAGLSFTGKYDKHDIRVAYFLNDEKGGVDGYSGDKTHRYSYDVVGIRDFAAGEGIYSAPAQQMGESNTINLRYTYNFFSNTEVGVSLLSGDLEGGSGVGSVGDHTAYAFHVKSKIENIGIMFQASEYEYDLDNGSDAVAVGAWAFYDTIPTEATAYNLNLSYSQSVSLGPITNLTYYNDYNLITDKSAGLDDTTMNATGVAISAGGVYAYVDFVIAKNQPFLGGTLVGNADDWNKRLNINIGYYF